A genomic window from Glycine max cultivar Williams 82 chromosome 17, Glycine_max_v4.0, whole genome shotgun sequence includes:
- the LOC100802182 gene encoding probable disease resistance protein At5g66900, with amino-acid sequence MEEMAQQVKRPFGVPEEPEFTVGLDAPLRELKMELLKEGVSIIVLTGLGGSGKTTLATKLCWDEQVIGSFKENILFVTFSKTPKLKIIVERLFEYCGYQVPQFQSDEDVVNQSGLLLRKIDASPMLLVLDDVWPGSEPLVEKFKVQMPDYKILVTSRVAFPRFGSPYILKPLVHEDAMALFCHHTLLGKNSSNIPEEVVQKIVRHCKGLPLAIKVIGRSLSNQPYELWQKMVEKLSQGHSILDSNTKLVASLKKISDVLEDNSIIKECFIDLALFPENQKIPVAALVDMWVELYGLDNDGIVMANVNKLASMNLANVLETRKNTSDTDSYYYNNHFIILHGILRDITIYQGTQEQVELRKRLMIGITENKTEWWLIREKQQGMMIRILSISTDETCTSYWSHLQPTQAEVLILNLQTSRYTFPKFLKEMSKLKVLIVIRHGFHPSEMKNFESLDSLSNLRRMRLERISVPPFVMLKNLKKLSLYFCNTRQAFENGNMLISDALPILEDLNIDYCNDMVELPTGLCEITSLKMLSITNCHKLSALPQEIGNLENLKLIRLSSCTDLEGIPNSIGRLSNLRHMDISNCISLPNLPEDFGNLCNLRNLYMTSCARCELPPSIINLEHLKEVVCDEETAASWDAFKPMLPNLKIDIPQLDVNLNWLHEIHS; translated from the exons ATGGAAGAGATGGCACAACAAGTAAAGCGTCCTTTTGGTGTTCCTGAAGAGCCAGAATTCACTGTTGGGTTGGATGCACCATTGAGGGAGTTGAAAATGGAACTTCTTAAAGAAGGTGTGTCCATCATTGTGCTGACTGGTTTAGGTGGATCGGGAAAAACCACTTTGGCTACAAAGCTTTGTTGGGATGAACAAGTCATAG GTTCATTcaaggaaaatattttatttgtcacCTTCTCAAAAACACCTAAGCTGAAGATTATCGTCGAAAGACTATTTGAATATTGTGGATATCAGGTGCCTCAGTTTCAAAGCGATGAAGATGTGGTTAATCAATCGGGActtttgctgaggaaaattgatgcaagTCCTATGTTGTTGGTCCTGGATGATGTCTGGCCTGGCTCAGAACCCTTAGTTGAGAAATTTAAGGTTCAGATGCCAGATTATAAAATTTTGGTGACTTCAAGAGTTGCATTTCCTAGATTTGGCTCTCCATACATCTTAAAACCTCTTGTTCATGAAGATGCAATGGCCCTTTTTTGTCACCACACTCTCTTAGGAAAAAACAGCTCAAATATTCCTGAAGAAGTTGTCCAAAAG ATTGTTAGACATTGCAAGGGCTTACCGCTTGCCATTAAAGTGATTGGTAGATCACTAAGTAATCAACCTTACGAGTTGTGGCAAAAGATGGTGGAGAAATTGTCACAAGGTCATTCCATACTTGATTCTAACACTAAATTAGTTGCTTCCCTCAAAAAGATCTCAGATGTCTTGGAAGATAATTCCATCATCAAAGAGTGCTTCATAGACTTAGCTTTATTTCCTGAAAACCAAAAAATTCCTGTTGCTGCTCTTGTGGATATGTGGGTAGAGTTGTATGGACTAGATAATGATGGCATAGTAATGGCCAATGTCAACAAATTAGCTTCCATGAATCTGGCTAATGTCTTAGAAACAAG GAAAAATACAAGTGACACAGACAGTTACTACTACAATAACCATTTCATCATCCTTCATGGTATTCTAAGAGACATCACAATTTATCAAGGCACCCAGGAACAAGTTGAACTGAGAAAAAGACTTATGATTGGCATAACTGAAAATAAAACTGAATGGTGGCTAATTAGAGAAAAACAGCAAGGCATGATGATTCGCATATTGTCTATATCAACCG ATGAAACTTGCACATCATATTGGTCCCATCTGCAACCAACTCAAGCCGAGGTTCTGATTTTAAACCTTCAAACTAGTCGGTACACCTTTCCAAAGTTCTTGAAAGAAATGAGTAAACTAAAAGTTCTGATAGTCATACGTCATGGTTTCCATCCTTCTGAAATGAAGAATTTTGAGTCGCTTGACTCATTATCCAACCTAAGAAGAATGAGATTAGAGCGGATTTCTGTTCCTCCCTTTGTCATGTTGAagaatcttaaaaaattatccctTTACTTTTGTAATACAAGACAGGCTTTTGAAAACGGAAACATGCTAATTTCAGATGCTCTTCCAATTCTAGAAGATTTGAATATTGACTATTGCAATGATATGGTGGAATTGCCTACGGGGCTATGTGAGATCACCTCCTTGAAGATGCTCAGTATTACTAATTGCCATAAGCTTTCAGCATTGCCCCAAGAAATTGGAAATTTGGAGAATTTGAAACTTATAAGGCTAAGTTCCTGTACTGATTTGGAAGGGATACCAAATTCTATTGGAAGGCTTTCAAATTTAAGGCATATGGACATCTCAAACTGCATAAGCCTTCCTAATTTGCCAGAGGACTTTGGTAATCTTTGTAATCTAAGAAATCTGTACATGACAAGTTGTGCAAGGTGTGAATTGCCACCCTCAATCATCAATCTTGAGCATTTAAAAGAGGTGGTATGTGATGAAGAGACGGCTGCTTCTTGGGATGCTTTCAAACCTATGCTTCCCAATCTAAAGATAGATATTCCTCAACTTGATGTCAACTTGAATTGGCTACATGAAATTCACTCCTAA